The following proteins are encoded in a genomic region of Triticum dicoccoides isolate Atlit2015 ecotype Zavitan chromosome 1B, WEW_v2.0, whole genome shotgun sequence:
- the LOC119316096 gene encoding serine carboxypeptidase-like 9: protein MATRLPHRWMLVLLLFQLRLLQPCLAATPPVITTNAVTSLPGFSGPLPFSLETGYVELDDDGIRFFYYFIQSERSPEDDPVLLWLTGGPGCSALSGLVYEVGPLAFDFHGYRGGLPTLLYRRDSWTQVSNIIFVDSPAGTGFTYDPTDNKLIPSDTIVVRQLHTFLETWFDEHPMFLSNPLYIAGDSYSGMIIPSLTIEIAKGIESGDQRLCNLKGYIAGNPLTELARFDGNSKFPYLQRMGFIPDELYKVAFESCGGKYNSPLNALCAKSVQSIHNLIKDLNAMHILEPPCDTYPSLIIRKAASKDRRKRLLQSPVSSICRNATYVLADLWANDEAVRESLGIHKGTVPSWRRHAHFPYIQDINSTVEYHLSLITKGYRAMVYSGDHDSEISLIGTQAWIRYLNLSITDDWRPWYVDDQVAGYTTTYSGNLTYATVKGAGHTAPEYMPRECLAMIDRWLSGEPL, encoded by the exons ATGGCCACAAGGTTGCCGCACCGCTGGATGCTGGTCCTGCTGCTGTTCCAGCTCCGGCTGCTCCAGCCCTGCCTCGCTGCCACGCCGCCGGTGATCACCACGAACGCCGTCACGAGCCTGCCCGGGTTCAGCGGCCCCCTGCCATTCTCCCTCGAGACAGG GTACGTGGAGCTCGACGACGACGGCATCCGCTTCTTCTACTACTTCATCCAGTCGGAGCGCAGCCCGGAGGACGATCCCGTGCTGCTCTGGCTGACGGGTGGGCCTGGATGCTCCGCTCTCTCCGGCCTCGTCTACGAGGTCGGACCTCTGGCTTTCGACTTCCATGGCTACCGAGGAGGGTTGCCTACTCTGCTATATAGACGAGACTCTTGGACTCAG GTTAGCAACATCATCTTCGTGGATTCTCCAGCAGGGACTGGCTTCACCTACGACCCCACAGACAACAAATTGATACCCAGTGATACCATTGTTGTTCGCCAGCTGCACACTTTCCTTGAAACG TGGTTTGATGAGCACCCAATGTTCTTGTCAAACCCGCTCTACATTGCCGGCGATTCATACAGTGGCATGATCATACCTTCTCTCACCATTGAAATTGCTAAAG GAATTGAATCCGGTGACCAGCGACTTTGTAACCTCAAG GGTTACATTGCTGGTAATCCATTGACTGAATTGGCACGGTTTGACGGCAATTCTAAATTTCCATATCTTCAAAGGATGGGATTTATACCAGATGAACTCTACAAG GTTGCTTTCGAGAGTTGTGGAGGGAAATACAACAGCCCATTGAATGCTCTGTGTGCCAAGTCCGTCCAATCAATCCATAAT CTCATAAAGGATTTAAATGCTATGCACATTTTGGAGCCACCCTGTGATACATATCCAAGCCTCATTATTCGCAAGGCGGCGTCTAAAGACAGAAGGAAACGGCTACTACAGTCTCCTGTTTCATCTATTTGTAGG AATGCCACTTATGTTCTTGCCGACTTGTGGGCAAATGACGAAGCCGTGAGGGAGAGTTTGGGTATTCACAAG GGAACGGTTCCATCATGGAGAAGACATGCCCATTTCCCTTACATACAAGACATTAACAGTACAGTGGAGTACCATTTAAGCTTGATCACCAAAGGATATCGAGCCATGGTATACAG TGGAGATCATGATAGTGAAATATCTTTGATCGGCACGCAAGCATGGATAAGATATCTTAATCTATCCATCACAGATGATTGGCGACCATGGTATGTTGACGACCAAGTTGCAGG ATACACAACAACTTACTCCGGCAACTTGACATACGCAACTGTGAAG GGTGCTGGCCACACAGCTCCGGAGTACATGCCCCGAGAGTGTCTAGCTATGATTGATAGATGGCTTTCTGGCGAACCTCTTTGA